A single genomic interval of Chitinophaga sp. 180180018-3 harbors:
- a CDS encoding HAMP domain-containing sensor histidine kinase codes for MSKLLNKSLKVFILYAGIVLAGSIPVYYLIVDLIWEHELKEHNLIVSETIKQNLQSLALSDQELAASVALWNKLRPETQLQPAAALLPDSTYNIYRKNKYIPTKGNDRFQGLITYFSIHGKPFQLTLETNMEETHETIMAIAVVTVLFFLILLGGFILINRRIAERLWRPFYSCLEKIQSFNLHKTQGIQFDNTDIEEFEVLNHHLHKLIMGNIASYQQQKEFTQHASHELQTPLSVIKFKLDLLHQSTPMTEEQSDIIDQAHQALAKVTRVNKNLLLLAKIENSQFPEKELIDLPALIESYVPFLQDFLDDKQLQVQLNIAAAVQLSANKTLVEMLLTNLFMNAIRHSASGGTIRISLNRHQLMIANTGDEALDPQRLFRRFGLSATNTAGTGLGLAIVHEICQVYGWQESYHFENRFHIFSIQWA; via the coding sequence ATGAGTAAACTATTGAACAAATCACTGAAAGTATTTATTCTGTACGCCGGTATTGTACTGGCAGGCAGCATTCCTGTTTATTACCTGATCGTAGACCTTATCTGGGAACATGAACTGAAGGAACATAACCTCATTGTAAGTGAAACCATTAAGCAAAATCTGCAGTCACTGGCTCTTTCGGATCAGGAATTAGCAGCAAGTGTGGCACTCTGGAATAAACTGCGTCCTGAAACGCAGCTGCAACCGGCGGCGGCGCTATTACCGGATTCCACCTACAATATATATCGAAAAAATAAATACATCCCTACTAAAGGAAACGACCGCTTTCAGGGGTTGATTACCTACTTTTCTATTCATGGCAAGCCATTCCAGCTCACCCTGGAAACCAATATGGAAGAAACTCATGAAACTATTATGGCTATTGCCGTAGTAACAGTGTTGTTCTTTCTTATCCTGCTGGGAGGCTTCATTCTCATCAACCGGCGTATTGCAGAACGGCTATGGCGGCCCTTCTATAGCTGCCTGGAAAAAATACAGTCGTTTAATCTGCATAAAACACAGGGCATTCAGTTCGACAATACAGATATAGAAGAATTTGAAGTGCTGAATCACCACCTACATAAACTGATTATGGGCAATATTGCCAGCTATCAGCAACAAAAGGAGTTTACCCAACATGCCTCGCATGAACTGCAAACCCCTTTATCTGTGATCAAATTTAAGCTGGACCTGCTGCACCAGAGCACACCTATGACGGAAGAACAGTCAGACATCATTGATCAGGCGCATCAGGCTTTGGCCAAGGTAACCAGGGTAAACAAGAACCTGCTGCTACTCGCTAAAATTGAAAATAGCCAGTTTCCGGAGAAAGAACTGATAGATCTGCCTGCGCTGATAGAAAGCTATGTGCCGTTTCTGCAGGACTTTTTGGACGATAAACAGCTGCAAGTACAACTAAATATTGCAGCAGCCGTACAACTCTCTGCCAACAAAACCCTGGTAGAAATGCTGCTCACCAACCTGTTTATGAATGCCATCCGTCACAGTGCCTCCGGGGGGACTATCCGGATTTCCCTGAACCGGCACCAACTCATGATAGCTAATACGGGCGACGAAGCACTGGATCCCCAACGCCTGTTCCGACGATTTGGCTTGTCGGCCACCAATACTGCCGGTACGGGCCTGGGACTGGCCATTGTCCACGAAATATGTCAGGTATATGGCTGGCAGGAAAGCTACCACTTTGAGAATAGATTTCATATCTTCAGCATTCAATGGGCTTGA
- a CDS encoding response regulator transcription factor, translated as MKVLIIEDELQLAQSVIGYLSGENYICEHAATYQQALEKLHLYEYQCILLDLMLPGGNGLQLLEEIKKRQQQEGVIIISAKDSYDDKIKGLQTGADDYLAKPFHLPELAARVYSVIRRRSFQNNNIVQQEELQIDLLAKTVHIHDKPVLLTRKEFDLLIYFLGNKNRVISKNALAEHLSGDIADMLDNHGFVYAHIKNLKRKLQEAGCGNYLKTVYATGYKWEV; from the coding sequence ATGAAGGTATTGATCATCGAGGATGAACTACAGCTGGCACAGAGTGTTATCGGGTATTTATCCGGTGAGAATTATATTTGTGAACATGCCGCTACTTATCAGCAGGCATTGGAGAAACTGCATTTATACGAATATCAGTGCATATTGCTCGACCTCATGCTCCCTGGTGGTAATGGACTTCAACTGTTGGAAGAAATCAAAAAAAGACAGCAACAGGAAGGCGTCATCATTATTTCCGCCAAAGACTCCTATGACGATAAAATAAAAGGCCTCCAAACCGGTGCAGACGACTATTTGGCCAAACCCTTTCACCTACCTGAATTGGCGGCCAGGGTATATTCTGTGATCAGGCGACGCTCCTTTCAGAACAACAACATCGTTCAGCAGGAAGAACTACAGATAGATCTCCTTGCCAAAACAGTGCATATTCACGATAAACCGGTACTGCTTACCCGGAAAGAATTTGACCTGCTTATTTATTTCCTCGGAAACAAAAACCGGGTTATCTCCAAAAATGCGCTGGCAGAGCACCTGTCAGGCGACATTGCCGATATGCTCGACAACCATGGTTTTGTATACGCACATATCAAAAATCTGAAGCGGAAGCTCCAGGAAGCAGGTTGCGGTAATTACCTTAAAACCGTTTATGCTACCGGATACAAATGGGAAGTATGA
- a CDS encoding PepSY-like domain-containing protein: MEKHNYEAGFKESNQHVSVVFDVKGNWMETETPIPASELPKAAAAYIARHYKGAKINETARIQKASGAINYEAKINGKDVIFDDKGVVL; this comes from the coding sequence ATGGAGAAACATAACTATGAAGCTGGTTTTAAAGAAAGCAATCAGCACGTTTCTGTTGTATTTGATGTAAAGGGTAACTGGATGGAAACAGAAACGCCGATCCCGGCGTCCGAACTGCCGAAAGCGGCAGCAGCATATATCGCCAGGCACTATAAAGGCGCAAAGATCAACGAAACCGCCCGTATTCAGAAAGCCAGCGGCGCTATCAACTATGAGGCGAAAATAAATGGTAAAGATGTTATATTCGATGACAAGGGCGTAGTACTGTAA
- a CDS encoding Type 1 glutamine amidotransferase-like domain-containing protein, which yields MKLLLTSGGISNASIYNALVDLLGKPIDESNALFIPTAIYPHLHGGRMALQAICGKGQSQLCQLGWKSLGVLELTALPSIAKEIWLPSLEEADVLLVWGGDVLYLSYWIQQSGLADLLPSLLHKMVYVGVSAGSMAASSLFGETYRNPRGGSGNTLTSENIVFPSPQGEISRTFITARGTGLVDFALIPHFCNPEFPDASETNAGKWAGMLSVPVYAIDDQSAIKVVGDSVEVVSEGYWKLFSPGD from the coding sequence ATGAAGCTTCTTCTCACTTCCGGCGGTATCAGCAATGCGAGTATTTACAACGCGCTGGTCGACCTTTTGGGAAAACCTATTGATGAATCTAATGCGCTGTTCATTCCGACGGCGATATACCCCCACCTGCATGGCGGCAGGATGGCATTGCAAGCTATTTGTGGAAAAGGTCAATCCCAGTTGTGCCAATTAGGATGGAAATCTTTGGGCGTGCTGGAGCTCACAGCCTTACCCAGTATAGCCAAAGAAATTTGGCTCCCATCGCTCGAGGAAGCCGATGTGCTGCTGGTTTGGGGTGGTGATGTGCTGTATTTATCTTATTGGATACAACAATCCGGACTGGCAGACTTATTACCATCGCTGCTTCACAAAATGGTTTATGTGGGAGTAAGCGCCGGGAGTATGGCGGCAAGCTCCCTCTTCGGTGAGACCTATAGAAACCCTCGCGGCGGAAGCGGTAATACGCTGACATCGGAAAACATCGTATTTCCCAGCCCTCAGGGAGAAATAAGCAGGACTTTTATCACGGCTCGTGGAACAGGATTAGTTGATTTTGCATTGATTCCCCATTTCTGCAATCCGGAATTCCCGGACGCGTCCGAGACAAACGCTGGAAAATGGGCTGGAATGCTTTCGGTACCGGTGTATGCTATTGATGATCAGTCCGCGATCAAAGTAGTCGGCGATTCGGTTGAAGTCGTTTCCGAAGGGTACTGGAAGCTGTTTTCTCCCGGGGACTAA
- a CDS encoding Crp/Fnr family transcriptional regulator → MDAKELLKEHITKQASLTSAEFDYFFGHFKPLSFKKGQVVIREGDKVDNEYFVVSGCMKTFYINDEVKMHILQFAMPTWWASDYNALYTQTRATVNLDCITDVELLSLSNADREKLCREIHQVEYFFRWRTNRGYVAAHKRLLSFMNNDAKTRYEELMKLYPQLYNLVPKHLIAAYLGVSRETLSRLYNSHKNVM, encoded by the coding sequence ATGGATGCAAAGGAATTATTGAAGGAACATATTACCAAACAAGCGTCGCTTACTTCAGCAGAGTTTGACTATTTCTTTGGCCATTTCAAGCCGCTTTCTTTTAAAAAAGGGCAGGTAGTCATTCGGGAAGGAGATAAAGTAGACAACGAATATTTCGTTGTTTCCGGATGTATGAAAACATTTTATATCAATGATGAAGTAAAGATGCATATCCTGCAGTTTGCCATGCCTACCTGGTGGGCGTCGGACTATAATGCGTTATATACGCAAACGAGGGCTACAGTTAACCTGGATTGCATTACAGATGTGGAGTTATTGAGCCTTTCCAATGCTGATCGCGAAAAGTTGTGCAGAGAGATTCATCAGGTAGAATACTTTTTCCGTTGGCGTACCAACAGAGGCTATGTGGCCGCACATAAACGCCTACTTTCATTTATGAACAATGATGCCAAAACCCGCTATGAGGAACTTATGAAATTATATCCCCAGTTGTATAACCTGGTGCCTAAACATTTAATTGCCGCTTACCTCGGGGTATCGAGAGAAACTTTAAGCCGTCTTTATAACTCTCATAAGAATGTGATGTAA
- a CDS encoding YceI family protein: MKTQKFNIAAAQSNIDWVGRKVTGAHNGTIHLKSGELSLADGQITAGRFVVDTRSIKILDITDAATNAQFAGHLASDDFFGIEQYPEAYFDITSVQGKQVKGNLTIKGITNPVAFDVDTILRDDTLTATGKIVIDRTKFGIKFRSGNFFQNLGDTLIYNDFDLNIVLTAKAVEVPASAQI; this comes from the coding sequence ATGAAAACGCAAAAATTCAACATCGCAGCTGCGCAGAGCAACATTGATTGGGTGGGTAGAAAAGTAACCGGAGCCCACAATGGAACCATCCACCTTAAATCAGGTGAACTCTCCCTGGCAGATGGACAAATTACAGCCGGCAGGTTTGTGGTAGACACGAGGTCCATTAAAATACTTGATATTACAGATGCCGCTACCAATGCTCAATTCGCAGGGCACCTGGCCTCCGACGATTTCTTCGGCATTGAGCAATACCCGGAAGCATATTTCGACATTACTTCAGTTCAGGGCAAACAGGTGAAGGGTAATCTGACTATTAAAGGCATTACCAATCCTGTGGCATTTGACGTGGATACCATCTTGAGGGATGATACATTAACCGCAACAGGAAAGATCGTTATTGACCGCACTAAGTTCGGCATTAAATTCCGCTCAGGAAATTTCTTCCAAAACCTCGGCGATACGCTTATTTACAACGACTTTGACCTCAATATTGTGTTAACCGCAAAAGCAGTAGAAGTGCCTGCTTCAGCACAAATCTGA
- a CDS encoding 4-oxalocrotonate tautomerase family protein: MPFVKIEMTREGITREKKQQLIKGITDLFTTIFNKDPHLTHIAIQEIELDNWGYAGEQVSVLREKGITADKK, encoded by the coding sequence ATGCCATTCGTTAAAATTGAAATGACACGCGAGGGGATTACCCGCGAAAAAAAGCAGCAATTGATAAAAGGTATAACAGACCTGTTCACTACCATTTTCAACAAAGATCCGCACCTGACCCATATTGCGATACAGGAAATTGAGCTGGACAACTGGGGATATGCAGGTGAGCAAGTATCAGTATTACGTGAAAAAGGCATTACTGCCGATAAAAAGTAA
- a CDS encoding SDR family oxidoreductase, which translates to MSKQTIIVTGASSGIGEAIAKYFLERGDNVVINSATSEKLQQTYQRLGGGANLAMVAGNIKDKKTGEQLVATAIEKFGAADVLVNNAGIFETRPFLEVDEAYLDRFLNTNLKGTFFTTQAVIPQMLKQRGGVVINIGTPLVNKGIGGIPITAPMMSKAGVHSLTIQLAAEFGRQNIRVNTIAPGTIRTPMHGGGADKSAGLHLLERVGEAEDIAEMVYTVAKSNFINGAIINVDGGLGAGYNLN; encoded by the coding sequence ATGAGCAAGCAAACAATAATAGTAACCGGGGCATCATCCGGCATAGGTGAAGCAATCGCAAAGTATTTTCTGGAAAGAGGAGACAATGTGGTCATTAATTCGGCTACATCAGAAAAATTGCAACAGACGTACCAGAGACTGGGAGGGGGAGCCAACCTGGCAATGGTAGCCGGCAATATTAAGGACAAAAAAACGGGAGAGCAACTGGTAGCAACGGCTATAGAAAAGTTTGGAGCTGCAGACGTTCTGGTGAACAATGCCGGCATATTTGAAACCAGACCTTTTCTGGAGGTAGATGAAGCCTATCTCGACCGTTTTTTGAACACTAATTTGAAAGGCACTTTTTTTACCACGCAGGCCGTTATTCCACAAATGTTGAAGCAGCGTGGCGGTGTTGTTATCAATATCGGCACACCGCTGGTCAATAAGGGCATTGGCGGTATACCGATTACTGCTCCGATGATGAGTAAAGCCGGTGTCCATTCGCTGACCATACAACTGGCAGCAGAGTTTGGCCGGCAGAATATCAGGGTAAATACGATTGCACCAGGCACCATACGTACGCCTATGCATGGCGGGGGAGCTGATAAAAGCGCTGGCCTGCATTTACTGGAGCGCGTGGGTGAAGCCGAAGATATCGCAGAAATGGTTTATACGGTTGCTAAAAGTAATTTTATCAATGGCGCCATTATTAATGTAGACGGTGGGTTAGGCGCTGGTTACAATCTGAACTAA